A single Mobula hypostoma chromosome 26, sMobHyp1.1, whole genome shotgun sequence DNA region contains:
- the LOC134338193 gene encoding uncharacterized protein LOC134338193 translates to MVHLNRSNITWCQKWFWKINTGESKIEDNQKKKKVQTVNSKMEGLQPPAKLQLTGNVTVNWRIFKQQFELYLSAIDYEGKSEKNKAVLLFHVIRNDAVEVYNNFVFEDGDNFNLKLIMDRFEVFCIPKRNLTYERFKFFTCAQRATETIDQYVTELRKHRRTCEFALLTDSLIKDRLICGIQDNTLRKRLLREQDLNFEKAFALCKASETVMSQAEELLVENCNVNAVKQHEYIKKYNNTSTKLTVSKTAFERKKSCDCCVREHPLNQCFAYGKICYN, encoded by the coding sequence ATGGTACATTTAAATAGAAGTAACATAACGTGGTGTCAAAAGTGGTTCTGGAAGATTAATACGGGGGAATCAAAAATCGAAGATaatcaaaaaaagaaaaaagttcaAACTGTAAACAGTAAAATGGAAGGTTTACAACCCCCAGCAAAATTGCAGCTGACTGGCAATGTAACTGTGAATtggaggatattcaagcaacagtttgaactgTACTTATCAGCGATCGATTATGAAGGAAAATCGGAAAAAAATAAAGCTGTGCTTTTGTTCCATGTAATCAGGAATGACGcagtagaggtatataataattttgtctttgaagatggagataatttcaatttaaagttgatAATGGAtagatttgaagtattttgtatacctaagcGTAATTTAACGTATGAGCGATTTAAGTTCTTCACGTGTGCGCAGAGAGCTactgaaacaattgatcagtatgtGACTGAGTTAAGAAAGCATAGAAGAACGTGCGAGTTTGCATTGCTCACAGACTCTCTTATTAAAGATAGACTAATTTGTGGCATTCAAGATAATACACTAAGAAAAAGGCTGTtgagagagcaagatttaaattttgaaaaagcttttgcgctctgcaaagcttctgagacgGTAATGTCGCAGGCTGAAGAGCTTCTTGTTGAAAACTGCAATGTAAACGCTGTAAAACAGCACGAAtatatcaagaaatataataatacatcGACAAAACTGACAGTGAGCAAGACggcatttgaaagaaaaaaatcatgtGATTGCTGTGTGCGGGAACATCCTCTAAATCAGTGTTTCGCATATGGCAAAATCTGCTACAACTGA